Below is a genomic region from Borrelia sp. P9F1.
AGGGAATAGTAATAATTCCGGAATTTGGTAATCTTGATATTGCAACAAAAAATATATCAAACATGCAACTCCACCTTAAGGAAAAAGATGAGGTTATATTACTACAATCAAGTGTTAATTTATTTGACACAAAAGATACCAATTACTTTGATAAGACATACTTCTACATTCTAAATAGAGTTGATATTAAGACTATAGAAAAAGCTATTATTGATATTGACCAATTTGCGCTAAAAAATTACAAACTTGATATAGAAGCACAAGAGAATATCAATATTAAATCAAAAGATAAACTCAATCTTGCCTCACAGGATTTAAAGCTAGAATCAAATTTACTAGAAATTAAGTCAAGTAATCCTATTTCAATATCCACAAATAGTACAAGTTTATATAGTATTCTAAATTCTTTACTAGACACACTAGAAAGATTAAACTTTGCGCAAGAGCTAGGAGCTAAAGCAGAACTGCAAGTGCAAATGCCACTACTTAAAGCACGCTTGAGTCAGTTATTATCATAAAATAAACATTTCAATAATATTAACTTACCGGAAAGGAAAACCATAAATTTGACAAATCAGGCAAGTTTTACTTTAAAAAATTTTAAATTTGTTAAAATTAATATATGGATATTAAAATCAATGATACATTTGATTGCATTTTCAAGAACGACCTTGCACTAGTAGACGCAATAGAAGAGCAAAAACAAACACTTTTCCTTTATTTAAAACTTCCTAAGGGTAGTCTTAGTTGGGATACGAGCTATGGGGTTGACTATGACCTTTTACTTAAGCTATTGCAATTAAGAGATAAAACAAGATTGGAGTTTTTCTTCACAATAATTGCTACAGAATTACAACTTAATCTGTCTAATATCCAGACAATGTATCTTAAGGATCGAGTTAGGGTTGATCTTTTTTTTACACAAGGTGACCACTTACCAATGGAATTTAGTATATGAGTAAAATAACAATATTT
It encodes:
- a CDS encoding DUF777 family protein, giving the protein MKKTHDYNEFRYHTNLEDMAYIHHETLDKMCQHIFISRLGIVKEFYPSTQEGIVIIPEFGNLDIATKNISNMQLHLKEKDEVILLQSSVNLFDTKDTNYFDKTYFYILNRVDIKTIEKAIIDIDQFALKNYKLDIEAQENINIKSKDKLNLASQDLKLESNLLEIKSSNPISISTNSTSLYSILNSLLDTLERLNFAQELGAKAELQVQMPLLKARLSQLLS